In Francisella hispaniensis FSC454, a genomic segment contains:
- the fipB gene encoding DsbA-like infectivity potentiator lipoprotein FipB, with amino-acid sequence MTKKKLLKALAVAAITTSLVACSDSSSNDKSSTTATSSGSSVATTTVAAPADNTNITANASYTIGYGMGSSIATDKNIKSFSLDNNKIMAGFEDAINAKKPAIPLEDIANNMNTLRDKMQQQMNQKAVTSFLSVQDSIYNSDLTPKSDIKNPDVVVYEFFDYQCMYCSKLAPEIEKVMKDNSNVQIVFAEFPIFGQKAPASEYAAEVGTAIYKLYGADAYIKYHNGIFATGEDEGSLKNSTVDNVAKQAGADMTKVKKAIQDDKIADHLKDMLKMGFDQLGIQGTPFLVIAPAKNATTANTTIIGGYTTADGIQAAINKAKSTATTASTNEQTDAKQAHNDINTVTAEAQAASGSTEQTAQQSQDDDSVEA; translated from the coding sequence ATGACTAAGAAAAAACTTTTAAAAGCATTAGCTGTTGCTGCTATTACAACAAGTTTAGTAGCTTGTTCAGATAGTTCTAGTAATGATAAATCTTCAACTACTGCTACTAGTTCTGGTTCTAGTGTTGCTACAACAACAGTAGCAGCTCCTGCAGATAATACTAATATTACAGCTAACGCAAGCTATACTATTGGTTATGGTATGGGTTCTAGTATAGCTACTGATAAAAATATCAAATCTTTCAGCTTAGATAATAATAAAATTATGGCAGGATTCGAAGATGCTATAAATGCTAAAAAACCAGCTATTCCACTAGAAGATATCGCCAATAATATGAATACGTTACGCGATAAGATGCAACAGCAAATGAATCAAAAAGCTGTAACTAGCTTCTTAAGTGTCCAAGATAGTATCTACAACTCTGATCTAACACCTAAGTCTGATATAAAAAATCCTGATGTGGTTGTTTATGAATTCTTTGATTATCAATGTATGTACTGTTCTAAACTTGCTCCTGAAATAGAAAAAGTCATGAAGGATAATAGCAATGTTCAAATAGTCTTTGCAGAGTTTCCAATATTTGGTCAAAAAGCACCTGCTTCTGAATATGCTGCAGAAGTTGGTACTGCGATTTATAAACTATATGGTGCTGATGCTTACATTAAATATCATAACGGTATTTTTGCAACAGGTGAAGATGAAGGTAGCCTAAAAAATTCAACAGTTGATAATGTAGCTAAACAAGCTGGTGCAGATATGACTAAAGTCAAAAAAGCTATCCAAGATGATAAGATTGCTGACCATCTTAAAGATATGCTAAAAATGGGATTTGATCAACTTGGAATTCAAGGCACACCATTCTTAGTGATAGCTCCTGCTAAAAATGCTACAACTGCTAATACTACTATAATTGGTGGTTATACTACTGCTGATGGTATCCAAGCAGCTATTAACAAAGCTAAGTCTACAGCTACAACAGCTAGTACTAATGAGCAAACTGATGCTAAACAAGCTCACAATGATATTAATACAGTTACAGCTGAAGCTCAAGCAGCATCAGGCAGTACAGAGCAAACAGCTCAGCAAAGCCAAGATGATGATAGTGTTGAAGCTTAA
- a CDS encoding acyl-CoA thioesterase, with the protein MNQQLKYFVLSTQVLPEHIDPNKHLNNIVYLQWMQDVAIAHVKANGVFELTESQGLTWFARKHTIEYLSQGFLGDDIAVVTWVESITKISTFRKYHIYRKSDKTLLCKADTLWIMVNAHKAKPAKIPTELVEIFDKYNDFEIDDIKSLI; encoded by the coding sequence ATGAATCAGCAATTAAAATATTTTGTCCTATCTACTCAAGTATTGCCTGAGCATATTGATCCAAATAAGCATCTAAATAATATTGTCTATCTACAATGGATGCAGGATGTCGCTATTGCACATGTCAAGGCTAATGGCGTCTTTGAATTGACCGAGTCTCAGGGGCTTACATGGTTTGCTAGGAAACATACGATAGAGTATCTATCACAAGGTTTCTTAGGTGATGATATCGCTGTGGTTACATGGGTAGAGAGTATTACCAAGATTTCTACATTTAGAAAATATCATATTTATAGAAAATCAGACAAAACACTATTATGTAAAGCAGATACACTATGGATCATGGTAAATGCTCACAAGGCTAAACCTGCCAAAATCCCTACAGAGCTAGTCGAAATTTTCGATAAATATAATGATTTTGAGATTGATGATATTAAAAGCTTAATCTAA
- a CDS encoding TspO/MBR family protein — MKQFKITKSLSLALFIIVILAIGYFIGMITSINIPSWFTHLESPFFAPPNWVFAPVWTILYIMIAISGWLIFQQGLFKEKAFIVYAIQLGLNFLWSFIFFCWHNIDLALLEMSILWIFVVWNIVVFKHISKLAGYLLVPYLLWISFAWILNLSYAVLN, encoded by the coding sequence ATGAAACAATTCAAAATCACAAAATCGCTATCACTAGCCTTATTTATTATAGTAATTTTAGCTATTGGATATTTCATTGGTATGATAACATCGATAAATATTCCAAGCTGGTTTACACACTTAGAAAGTCCGTTCTTCGCCCCACCTAATTGGGTGTTTGCACCAGTATGGACAATTTTATACATTATGATTGCTATATCTGGTTGGCTAATATTCCAGCAAGGTCTATTCAAAGAAAAAGCTTTTATAGTCTATGCTATACAGTTAGGACTTAATTTCTTATGGAGCTTTATATTTTTCTGTTGGCATAATATTGACTTAGCACTATTAGAGATGTCGATATTATGGATATTTGTTGTTTGGAACATTGTAGTATTTAAGCATATAAGCAAGTTAGCTGGATATTTACTAGTACCTTATCTGTTATGGATAAGCTTTGCTTGGATACTTAATTTAAGTTACGCTGTACTTAATTAA
- a CDS encoding bifunctional methionine sulfoxide reductase B/A protein produces the protein MLKTKSLTPHEYDIIINKATERPFTGRYNNLDQKGVYICRNCGTPLFRADSKFISTCGWPSYDIHIDNNVKQLPDADGRRTEILCNNCDGHLGHIFHGEGYTKLNTRYCVNSASVDFIPAEDFSNTEEIIVAAGCFWGVEYYMKKLPGVLFAESGYCGGSEPYPDYKKVCQGDTGYLEVVRVIFDTSKVSLQQVLKYFFEIHDFEQVDGQGPDIGEQYKSAIFYYDDKQKQVAEDLIQILAQKGYKVATEIRAMKPYYVAEDYHLDYYMKKGTLPYCHSHKKIF, from the coding sequence ATGCTAAAAACTAAGAGCTTAACCCCACATGAGTATGATATTATCATTAATAAAGCTACAGAAAGGCCTTTTACAGGTAGATATAATAATTTAGATCAAAAAGGTGTGTATATTTGTCGTAATTGTGGCACGCCTCTATTTAGAGCTGATAGTAAGTTCATATCAACTTGTGGTTGGCCAAGCTATGATATCCATATTGATAATAATGTAAAGCAACTTCCGGATGCTGATGGTAGAAGAACTGAAATTTTATGTAATAATTGTGATGGTCACCTTGGGCATATATTTCATGGTGAAGGCTATACAAAATTAAATACTCGCTATTGCGTCAACTCTGCTAGTGTAGATTTTATCCCAGCAGAAGATTTTAGTAACACTGAAGAGATTATTGTTGCAGCAGGGTGTTTCTGGGGTGTTGAATATTATATGAAAAAGCTTCCAGGAGTGTTATTTGCTGAGTCCGGCTACTGTGGTGGTAGTGAGCCTTATCCTGATTACAAAAAAGTTTGTCAAGGTGATACAGGTTATTTAGAAGTTGTTAGAGTTATATTTGATACTAGTAAAGTTTCGTTGCAGCAAGTGCTCAAATATTTCTTTGAAATCCATGATTTTGAGCAAGTTGATGGTCAGGGTCCTGATATTGGCGAGCAATATAAATCTGCTATTTTTTACTATGATGATAAGCAAAAACAGGTTGCAGAAGATCTAATACAAATATTAGCACAAAAGGGTTATAAAGTTGCTACAGAGATTAGAGCAATGAAACCATATTATGTAGCTGAAGACTATCACCTTGACTATTATATGAAAAAAGGCACTTTGCCTTATTGTCACAGTCATAAGAAGATATTTTAA
- a CDS encoding linear amide C-N hydrolase, which yields MFKKILVTPLIILSFLQFSFGCTWFSFENDKGHYFIGRTMEWPGDLNTKITLVPRGYKFADFTTHYGFVGMSHNGNFSDGMNEYGLAVSALWLSSSKYPDKKDSDYNITMLLPYVLGNTKTVDQAVEFIKKNKFYTSVIPEISDKLEITLHFAISDAKGNSVVVEFINGKTKIYDNKIKVLTNDPTYDQQLELLKKYQGDKFKQDRLIAFDYSPAGRFAKMASFNATKANTPDDLTAVNHAWSMINTVDIPQGSLYWKWVSSQPQFTSYSVVDDLSNRVYYFRTWDNYDIRKVDLSKIDFAKAKYQADTIFGQANYQEFKFK from the coding sequence ATGTTTAAGAAAATACTAGTAACTCCGTTAATTATACTATCATTTCTACAATTTAGCTTTGGATGTACTTGGTTTAGTTTTGAAAATGATAAGGGACATTACTTTATTGGTAGAACTATGGAATGGCCTGGCGATTTAAATACTAAAATTACCCTAGTACCAAGAGGCTATAAGTTTGCAGACTTTACAACTCACTACGGCTTTGTAGGTATGAGTCATAATGGTAATTTTAGTGATGGGATGAATGAATATGGTCTAGCAGTAAGTGCTCTTTGGCTTAGTAGTAGTAAATATCCTGATAAAAAAGATTCTGACTATAATATTACTATGCTATTGCCATATGTTTTAGGTAATACCAAAACAGTTGATCAAGCTGTAGAATTTATCAAAAAAAACAAGTTCTATACCTCTGTAATACCAGAGATCTCAGATAAACTCGAGATTACGCTACATTTTGCGATTAGTGATGCTAAAGGTAACTCTGTAGTAGTTGAGTTTATAAATGGTAAAACCAAAATTTATGATAATAAGATTAAAGTTCTTACTAATGATCCAACCTATGATCAACAACTTGAATTGCTAAAAAAATATCAAGGTGATAAATTTAAACAAGATAGATTGATTGCTTTTGATTATTCACCTGCAGGTCGCTTTGCAAAAATGGCATCTTTTAATGCTACTAAAGCAAATACACCAGATGATTTGACAGCTGTAAATCATGCTTGGTCAATGATCAACACTGTAGATATACCACAGGGTTCTCTATATTGGAAATGGGTAAGTTCTCAGCCACAATTTACCTCATACTCTGTAGTTGATGATCTTAGTAATCGTGTTTACTATTTCCGTACTTGGGATAACTATGATATCCGTAAAGTTGATCTTAGCAAGATAGATTTTGCCAAAGCCAAATATCAAGCAGATACAATCTTTGGACAAGCTAACTATCAAGAGTTCAAATTCAAATAA
- a CDS encoding BCCT family transporter, translating to MQREKGAYAPVFYPAIVIASILSLLGILVPTSFANNIQTIQNLILEKFGWAYILAMSFFVCLCLILMFSRFGDIKLGQDHELPEYTNISWFAMLFAAGMGIGLMFYGVAEPLNHFLTPPNLSPDSLETLKQAMNTTFFHWGIQAWSVYAVVGLSLAYFAYRHNLPLLPRSVLYPILGYKIYGVIGHGIDIFAILGTLFGVATSLGFGAMQVSSGMSFLTGIADTQNMQVIYITIIVALATISVALGLDKGIKALSNLNIILAIVLLVFILFLGDTAGLIRDYIQNIGYYLSTIVNQTFNLYAYNQNNQEWLKKWTLFYWGWWIAWSPFVGMFIAKVSKGRTIRQFIIGVLFIPVGFTFLWMTVFGNSAIEIVMTGSAQGLINAANNNIPVALFEFLQHFPFATILLILAVLLIVTFFVTSADSGALVIDILATGNAQTSITPQRIAWSVLSGLLAISLILAGGLQALQSATIISAFPLLFILFLMSISLIKSLRLDYLRIKSIQRHSTVVQYVKADTSWQKRLAAIAYKPSKTQAIEFLQQVVTPAVLEVASEMQKNAINSEVTKDDDDHIQLTINIESGDDFIYSVMLRSYQTKADSDNNRVEVLLGHGGQYYDIIGYSKDQVIADIVNQYDKHLHYLHLAVADKDIIN from the coding sequence ATGCAAAGAGAAAAAGGAGCTTATGCTCCAGTATTTTATCCTGCTATCGTTATTGCAAGCATATTATCATTATTAGGAATTTTAGTGCCTACATCTTTTGCTAATAATATCCAAACTATCCAAAACCTAATATTAGAAAAGTTTGGCTGGGCATATATTTTAGCGATGAGCTTTTTTGTTTGTTTATGTTTGATTTTGATGTTTAGTCGTTTTGGAGATATCAAACTAGGTCAGGATCATGAGCTGCCAGAGTATACAAATATCTCATGGTTTGCGATGTTATTTGCCGCAGGTATGGGAATTGGTTTGATGTTTTATGGTGTTGCTGAACCACTAAATCATTTTTTAACTCCTCCTAATCTTTCGCCAGATAGTCTAGAAACGCTAAAACAGGCTATGAATACAACTTTTTTTCATTGGGGAATACAAGCTTGGTCTGTATATGCTGTAGTTGGCTTATCTTTGGCATATTTTGCATATAGGCATAATTTACCACTATTACCACGCTCAGTACTTTATCCAATTTTAGGTTATAAAATCTATGGAGTAATTGGTCATGGTATTGATATTTTTGCGATATTAGGTACCTTGTTTGGGGTTGCGACTTCATTAGGTTTTGGTGCAATGCAAGTAAGTTCTGGTATGAGTTTTTTAACTGGTATTGCTGATACTCAAAATATGCAAGTTATCTATATCACCATAATTGTCGCACTTGCAACTATATCTGTAGCTTTAGGACTTGATAAAGGTATCAAGGCATTAAGTAATTTAAATATTATATTGGCTATTGTATTATTAGTTTTTATATTATTTTTAGGCGATACTGCCGGACTGATACGTGATTATATCCAAAATATTGGTTATTATTTAAGTACTATTGTTAATCAGACTTTTAATCTATACGCCTACAATCAAAATAATCAAGAATGGTTGAAAAAATGGACTTTATTTTATTGGGGTTGGTGGATAGCTTGGTCACCATTTGTAGGGATGTTTATAGCTAAAGTTTCAAAAGGTAGAACAATTCGTCAATTTATAATAGGTGTTTTGTTTATTCCGGTAGGATTTACATTTTTATGGATGACTGTATTTGGTAATTCAGCTATTGAGATTGTTATGACTGGCTCGGCACAAGGTTTAATAAATGCTGCCAATAATAATATTCCAGTAGCGCTATTTGAGTTTTTGCAGCATTTTCCATTTGCGACAATATTATTGATCTTGGCAGTTCTTTTGATTGTGACATTCTTTGTTACATCTGCTGATAGTGGCGCCTTAGTAATTGATATTTTAGCTACTGGTAATGCACAGACATCAATAACTCCCCAACGTATAGCATGGTCAGTATTAAGTGGTCTTTTAGCTATTTCATTAATCTTAGCTGGAGGTTTACAGGCATTACAATCAGCAACCATAATTAGTGCTTTTCCACTTCTATTTATCTTATTTTTGATGTCAATTTCATTAATAAAGTCATTAAGACTAGATTATCTAAGAATCAAAAGTATCCAAAGACATTCTACAGTTGTCCAGTATGTCAAAGCAGATACATCATGGCAAAAGCGCTTAGCAGCTATAGCATATAAACCATCAAAAACTCAAGCAATAGAATTTTTACAACAGGTAGTAACTCCAGCAGTACTAGAAGTTGCTAGTGAAATGCAAAAAAATGCTATAAATAGCGAAGTTACTAAGGATGATGATGATCATATTCAATTGACGATTAATATAGAATCAGGTGATGATTTTATATATAGTGTAATGCTTAGATCATATCAAACAAAAGCAGATAGCGATAACAATAGGGTAGAAGTTTTATTAGGTCATGGAGGACAATATTATGATATTATCGGTTACTCAAAGGATCAGGTAATTGCAGATATTGTTAATCAATACGATAAACACTTACATTATTTACATTTAGCAGTAGCTGATAAAGATATTATTAATTAA
- the cas4 gene encoding CRISPR-associated protein Cas4: protein MDIFDNDLSIPINLIRQWCFCPRVVYYQELLAIKPHKPLWVAQGEGFHKKVEHLEKRRNFSRYGLDNAIRHFNVTIKSQNYKLHGIVDWVLETDNNVYVVEYKTNPNPNSLGHKLQIAAYALLAQEYFAKPCKTTFLTSDKKSYEIKITDELITKLVKTVNDILNALDSGNKPDSSASDHQCIQCEYLNFCNDR from the coding sequence ATGGACATATTTGATAATGATTTATCGATACCGATTAATTTAATTAGGCAATGGTGTTTTTGTCCTAGAGTAGTTTATTATCAAGAGCTATTGGCGATTAAGCCACACAAGCCATTATGGGTTGCTCAGGGTGAAGGATTTCATAAAAAAGTAGAGCATCTTGAGAAAAGACGAAACTTTAGCAGATATGGTTTAGATAATGCTATTAGGCATTTTAATGTAACTATAAAAAGCCAAAATTATAAACTCCATGGTATAGTTGATTGGGTTTTAGAAACTGATAATAATGTATATGTGGTTGAGTATAAGACAAATCCTAATCCAAATAGTCTAGGACATAAACTACAAATAGCAGCTTATGCTTTATTAGCACAGGAGTATTTTGCTAAGCCATGCAAAACTACATTTCTAACATCTGATAAAAAATCATATGAAATAAAAATAACTGATGAGTTAATCACAAAACTTGTAAAAACTGTCAATGATATTCTTAATGCTTTAGATAGTGGTAATAAGCCAGACTCATCTGCATCGGATCATCAATGTATACAGTGTGAGTATTTAAATTTCTGTAATGATCGCTAA
- a CDS encoding glutaredoxin domain-containing protein yields the protein MNNFKSIVLYRMVTPEKVCPYGLKAKALFEQKGWSFEDNHLKTRAETDAFKAKYNLQTTPLIFIDGKQIGGYSDLLEFLGEK from the coding sequence ATGAATAATTTTAAAAGTATAGTTTTATATCGTATGGTTACACCAGAGAAAGTTTGTCCATATGGTCTTAAGGCGAAAGCGCTCTTTGAGCAAAAAGGTTGGAGTTTTGAAGATAATCATCTAAAAACTCGTGCTGAAACAGACGCCTTCAAAGCAAAATATAATTTACAAACTACTCCATTAATTTTTATAGATGGTAAGCAGATAGGTGGTTATAGTGACTTACTTGAGTTTTTGGGTGAAAAATGA
- a CDS encoding multidrug effflux MFS transporter, with protein sequence MIGIRKGSKYLIFFVVIFVALPPFAIDAYIPAFGNIADFFNVNVNKVAITVSTYVVGFGIGMLFWGALSDRFGRKKILTIGMLIYIASSILCSLTHSFDTLILMRFLQGLGDSPAGVAAMAVLKDCYRGQKLMKMMATMVMVFMLAPIVAPIIGSLIVYLTGNWQDIFHFLTIYGVILLILTLIMPETHPSYKRSKNLVISFKTYLNHFMNIPFIFGALTGGLCFGALFSFITASSNLIIGYFHLGYTQYCILFGLNICGVVFASNYIRRRVTAHNQRKLILNGYYFAIIIIIINILSSYIFDNIYIFIFLNALLTIGLAFVNITTTSKVIDLLKEGFAAGNAVIRLVKFTVAGAAGFFLSFLSISKLMIGIPSQQLGFILVSISLFLLIKNRLFPNQHN encoded by the coding sequence ATGATTGGAATTAGAAAAGGTAGTAAATACCTTATTTTCTTTGTGGTAATTTTCGTAGCATTACCACCATTTGCTATTGATGCATACATCCCAGCTTTTGGTAATATTGCTGATTTCTTTAATGTTAATGTCAATAAAGTAGCTATTACTGTATCTACATACGTCGTTGGTTTTGGTATTGGCATGCTTTTTTGGGGAGCTTTATCGGATAGGTTTGGGCGTAAGAAAATCCTCACTATAGGTATGCTTATATATATAGCTAGTAGCATCCTATGTTCACTAACACATAGTTTTGATACATTAATATTAATGCGGTTTTTGCAGGGATTGGGCGACTCTCCTGCTGGTGTAGCGGCAATGGCAGTACTCAAAGATTGTTACAGAGGTCAAAAACTAATGAAAATGATGGCTACAATGGTTATGGTGTTTATGCTAGCTCCAATAGTTGCACCAATTATTGGTAGCTTGATCGTATATCTAACAGGCAACTGGCAAGATATTTTCCATTTTCTAACTATCTATGGAGTTATTCTACTAATCTTAACATTAATAATGCCAGAAACTCATCCATCATACAAACGCTCAAAAAATCTTGTAATAAGCTTTAAGACTTATCTAAATCATTTTATGAATATTCCTTTTATATTTGGCGCTTTGACTGGTGGCTTATGTTTTGGCGCCTTATTTAGCTTTATCACTGCTTCATCAAATTTAATTATTGGCTATTTTCATCTTGGTTATACACAATACTGTATATTATTTGGTTTAAATATTTGTGGAGTGGTTTTTGCTAGTAATTATATTAGAAGAAGAGTAACTGCACATAATCAAAGGAAATTAATTCTCAACGGCTATTATTTTGCGATCATCATTATAATAATAAATATCTTAAGCTCTTATATTTTTGATAATATCTATATCTTTATATTTCTAAATGCTTTATTAACAATTGGACTAGCATTTGTAAATATAACTACAACATCAAAAGTCATAGATTTATTAAAAGAGGGATTTGCAGCGGGTAATGCTGTAATAAGGTTAGTTAAATTTACAGTTGCTGGGGCTGCTGGTTTCTTTCTCAGTTTCCTATCAATATCAAAATTAATGATAGGTATACCATCACAGCAATTAGGTTTTATACTAGTTTCAATAAGTCTATTTTTACTAATCAAAAACAGGCTTTTTCCAAATCAACATAATTAA
- the cas2 gene encoding CRISPR-associated endonuclease Cas2 → MQLRKEYLIAYDIEDNRTRTIIYKQLLAYGLKAVQKSVFWGHISIAELNAIKRLFANSLTISDKIFITRVNMQEQKLEYSFGYDDKTFKDWEEYGHI, encoded by the coding sequence ATGCAACTAAGAAAAGAATATCTAATAGCCTATGATATAGAAGATAATAGAACCAGAACAATAATCTATAAACAACTTCTAGCTTATGGTCTTAAGGCAGTACAGAAATCAGTATTCTGGGGTCATATAAGCATTGCTGAACTTAATGCTATCAAAAGATTGTTTGCTAACTCATTAACTATTTCAGACAAAATATTTATAACAAGGGTGAATATGCAGGAACAAAAGCTAGAATATAGCTTTGGCTACGATGACAAAACTTTCAAAGATTGGGAAGAGTATGGACATATTTGA
- a CDS encoding radical SAM/SPASM domain-containing protein translates to MKNQLKWMAWETTRRCNLKCVHCRSSSECEVLGHPDFSTEEGFRIIDSIAAFANPVLVLSGGEPLLRTDIFELAQYGANKGLRMALATNGSLVTDEICEKIKSSSISIVSLSIDGATAATHDDFRGQKGAFEATVNAAKLFKKHRIPFLINSSFTKRNQHEIKDVYKLAKSLEATAWYLFMIVPTGRGEELMQELIDIDDYQDILNWHYDMEADEQDMLVRPTCAPHYYRIRFERNKEDSAKVRSRALSFGTGGGKGCIAGQSICLLDVDGNVYPCSYLPVSAGNVKEKSFVEIWQNSDVMNHMRDFSAYEGKCGACEFIKICGGCRARAYNIHGSYLAEEPFCNHMPIRMRNTEEKQSNE, encoded by the coding sequence GTGAAAAATCAACTTAAATGGATGGCATGGGAAACAACTAGACGTTGTAATCTCAAATGTGTTCATTGTCGTTCATCTTCTGAATGTGAGGTACTTGGTCACCCTGATTTTTCTACCGAAGAGGGTTTTAGAATTATTGATAGTATTGCAGCATTTGCTAATCCGGTTTTGGTGCTATCAGGAGGTGAGCCACTACTACGTACTGATATCTTTGAACTAGCTCAGTACGGGGCGAATAAAGGTCTACGTATGGCATTAGCTACAAATGGCTCTTTAGTAACTGATGAGATCTGTGAGAAAATCAAAAGCTCAAGTATAAGTATAGTATCTCTAAGTATTGATGGTGCTACAGCTGCGACACATGATGATTTTAGAGGTCAAAAGGGTGCTTTTGAGGCAACTGTAAATGCGGCTAAGCTTTTCAAAAAACATCGTATACCTTTTTTGATAAACTCATCGTTTACTAAACGTAATCAGCATGAGATCAAAGATGTCTATAAACTAGCAAAATCTCTAGAAGCTACAGCATGGTATTTATTTATGATAGTACCAACAGGACGAGGAGAAGAGCTTATGCAAGAGCTAATCGATATCGATGATTATCAAGATATTCTCAATTGGCACTATGATATGGAGGCAGATGAGCAAGATATGCTAGTACGTCCAACTTGTGCGCCACATTATTATCGAATTCGTTTTGAGCGTAATAAAGAGGATAGTGCAAAGGTTCGTTCACGTGCTCTTAGCTTTGGTACTGGGGGTGGTAAGGGTTGTATTGCAGGACAAAGTATTTGCCTACTTGATGTCGATGGCAATGTCTATCCATGTAGTTACTTACCTGTCAGCGCTGGTAATGTCAAAGAGAAATCTTTTGTCGAGATTTGGCAAAATAGTGATGTAATGAATCATATGCGTGATTTTAGCGCTTATGAGGGTAAGTGTGGTGCGTGCGAATTTATCAAAATATGTGGTGGCTGTAGAGCTAGGGCGTATAATATTCATGGTAGCTACCTAGCAGAAGAACCTTTTTGCAATCATATGCCAATTAGAATGAGAAATACAGAGGAAAAACAAAGTAATGAATAA
- the fipA gene encoding infectivity potentiator lipoprotein FipA, producing MKLTKTLLLAPLVAGALITSCFAAADSQDDISYSVGYTMGQTLKNQMDQSNISTDNQEMADGLKDGINGKKSKLTPDQMQNAMIEFQKQAMAAQKK from the coding sequence ATGAAATTAACTAAAACTCTACTTCTAGCGCCATTAGTTGCTGGTGCTTTAATTACTTCTTGTTTCGCTGCAGCAGATAGCCAAGATGATATTAGCTATTCTGTTGGTTACACAATGGGACAAACATTAAAAAACCAAATGGATCAAAGTAATATTTCTACTGATAATCAAGAAATGGCTGACGGTCTGAAAGATGGTATAAATGGAAAAAAATCAAAACTAACTCCAGATCAAATGCAAAATGCAATGATTGAATTCCAAAAGCAAGCAATGGCTGCTCAAAAGAAATAG
- a CDS encoding TrmH family RNA methyltransferase, which yields MKNLSQKLYKEIKKLHSSQGRKKSPYYVIEGFRCAQEALKRLPQQQIIAILVTEKTDSPNYTLDKKYIITEKDFEALSQTQNPQGILILAEKPKLEELSFDDDFILVLDRIQDPGNIGTILRTAIAVGLKEIILINGTVDPFNPKAIRAGMGAQFSLNFSYLETLAELKNISKLQQRKIWLTTPHQGVSCYAKEFKLANSILVFGEEANGIADFSIGEKTMIPTLSDIESLNVAQAATIYLFEGLRQRLK from the coding sequence ATGAAAAATCTTAGCCAAAAACTCTATAAAGAAATAAAAAAACTTCATAGCTCTCAGGGTCGAAAAAAGTCACCGTACTATGTCATTGAAGGATTTAGATGCGCTCAAGAAGCCCTCAAAAGATTACCACAACAACAAATAATTGCGATATTGGTAACTGAGAAAACTGATAGTCCAAATTATACTCTAGACAAAAAATATATTATTACTGAGAAAGATTTTGAAGCACTATCACAAACACAAAATCCACAAGGAATTTTAATCTTAGCTGAAAAACCTAAGCTTGAAGAACTTAGCTTTGATGATGACTTTATTCTAGTACTTGATAGAATTCAAGATCCTGGTAATATTGGTACAATTCTACGTACTGCTATAGCTGTAGGATTAAAAGAAATAATCTTAATCAATGGTACTGTTGATCCATTTAACCCTAAAGCCATCAGAGCTGGTATGGGAGCACAATTTAGTCTCAATTTTAGCTATCTAGAAACTCTTGCTGAGCTAAAGAATATCTCAAAATTACAGCAGCGCAAAATATGGCTAACTACACCACATCAGGGAGTATCATGCTATGCTAAAGAATTTAAACTTGCTAATAGCATTTTAGTTTTTGGTGAAGAGGCAAACGGTATCGCTGATTTTTCTATAGGTGAGAAAACTATGATACCTACACTTAGTGATATAGAGTCGTTAAATGTAGCTCAAGCTGCAACGATTTATTTATTTGAAGGTTTACGCCAGCGTCTTAAATAA